From the Telopea speciosissima isolate NSW1024214 ecotype Mountain lineage chromosome 9, Tspe_v1, whole genome shotgun sequence genome, the window tttttaatataaaattactgttttgcccatcaaattaaccatgtggtCATTAAAAAGCAAGagcaaaatcaatttcaatttcaacatTGAAATGGTGATCTATTTTAGAAATTATATTCCATTTAATTTCTATATCACTGAAATAAagtgtaaaaatcaaaccaaacaatttctgaaatagaaatcaccacATGAAATCAGGGGTAATTCTGACCGAGTTGTTTTGAGTCTTGTGATTCTTTGCCGAGttagaaactttttttttggtaaacagttAGAAACTTATTAGAATGTTACAATTTGGattcagggttttaaaaaacaaaagtatgGAATCGGGGGATTGGATCGAAATCGGCCAAAAATCCAAGGAAATCGGCAAAACCCCACCTAAACCCTAAGTTGCCGTACAAGGTCAGTCCGATTCGAATCGGCTTGTTTACCTGGTAAAAAAAAACGAAGCTTATAGTTAGCTGTGTGACCCTGTGAGTACCGAGTGGTGAACCTTTTGAGCTCGAGTCCTGTGACCGACGACCCTATCCCACCCTAAATTTTTAGCGCCTCTTTTTGCTGGTACAGAACTGGTTGCGCTCAGGCTCTCTCctcagagaagaagagaattgtGGTGGTGCAACGAAGGTAAGCATTTGAGTAAAATCCCTGGTATTCATTCTTCTTTTCCTGCTAATATCTTACTATGGAGAGGTCTTCGTTTCTGTAATTAAGACTATAGCAATGATTTATCGGAGTATTATTTGCCATCGAAATCTCAAACGGGCAACCAATGGATTGAACAATCTCCACTTGCTTAGGGAAAACTCTAACTATGGATTTCCGTTTCTTCCCTTTGGTGGAATCATGGATACTAAGAATTCCGATTCCCGCTGCAAAACCCATATCTATTATTGCGGAAAATTTAGACTTTCAGCACCTAAGGAGTATTCCAGTTGGATTACCTCAAAAATTTCTATTCAAAACCGTAGTTTCTGCAGGAATTTATGTTCAGGAAAGAGCAGTGATGATTCCAGTGAGTGGACGGAAGACCTGGTTTATTTGGATGAATCGGGTGAGGTGATTTTCTCTGGGAAGGGAATCCGTTCGGTGGAGCCTGGGCTGGATGGTCATGTCATGGTTGGTGGATTAAAAAAACCGTTTTTGAATGTTTCGGCTGTTGCCAAAATTGTGGAGattgtgaagagatggaaaTGGGGACCTGAAATGGAGACCCAATTGGATAAGCTCCATTTTGTTCCGAACATGGGTCATCTAAATCAGGCGTTGAAAGAGATCGGAGAATCGGAGGCCTCATTGAGCTTATTCCGATGGGCAAGGAGGCAATCTTGGTATTGCCCGACTGATGAGAGTTATCTTCTTCTGTTTGAACGATTGAATCAGATTAGAGATTTTGAAGGAATTCAGTCGTTGTTCGATGAGATGATTAAAGAATGTGGTGACACAGGAATTTCGTCATTCATGGCATATAATCAGGTGATTCAGCATCTAGCTAGGGCTGAGAAACTGGAGGTTTCCTTCTGTTGTTTCAAGAAACTTCAAGACTCGGGATGTAAAATTAATACCCAGACTTACAACTCACTTATAACACTGTTTCTGAACAAGGGTCTGCCTTATAAGGCATTCGAGATATATGAGGCTATGGAAGTAGCTGGTTGCTCATTGGATGGGTCAACCTATGAACTGATGATACCGAGCCTGGCAAAATCTGGACGTCTGGATGCTGCTTTCAAGCTCTTccaagagatgaaagaaaatgGATTTCGACCCAACTATCCCATCTTTGCATCTCTAGTTGATTCAATGGGGAAAGCTGGGAGGTTGGACACGTCAATGAAAGTGTACATGGAAATGCAGGGTTTTGGCATTAGGCCATCAGCAACAATGTATGTGTCTCTGATCGAGTCATTTGTTAAGGCTGGTAAACTAGATACGGGTCTGAGGATATGGGATGAGATGAAGAAAGCTGGGTTTAGGCCCAATTATGGGCTCTACACGATGATTGTTGAGTCTCATGCAAAGTCTGGAAAGCTTGATATCGCAATGTCAGTTTTCTCAGATATGGATAAAGCAGGGTTTCTACCTACACCGTCCACATATTCTTGTCTCTTAGAAATGCATGCTGCATCTGGACAAGTGGACTCAGCCATGAAGCTCTATAACTCTATGACCAATGCAGGTTTGAGACCTGGTCTAGGCACATATACTTCCCTTTTGACAGTCCTAGCAAATAAGAAGCTTGTGGATGTGGCTGCCAAGATTTTACTTGAGATGAAAGCCATGGGGTTTTCTGTTGATGTGAGTGCCAGTGACGTTCTGATGATCTACATTAAGGATGGGTCAGTTGATCTTGCTTTGAGGTGGCTGCGTTTCATGGGTGCATCTGGCATTCGAACTAATAATTTTATCATCAGGCAGCTCTTTGAATCATGTATGAAAAATGGTTTGTATGAATCAGCTAAACCTCTTCTTGAGACTTATGTAAATTCTGCTGCAAAGGTTGATCTCATTTTGTATACATCAATCCTGGCCCATCTCGTAAGGTGCCAAGATGAACAGAATGAGAGGCATTTGATGTCGATCTTGAGTGCTACAAAACACAAGGGGCACTCTTTCATGTGTGGGCTCTTTACAGGCCCAGAACAGAGAAAGCAACCAGTTTTATCGTTTGTGAGGGAATTTTTCCAGGGCATTGATTATGAGCTGGAAGAGGGTGCTGCCAGGTACTTTGTTAATGTTCTCCTTAACTATCTTGTGCTCATGGGACAAATAAACCGAGCTCGGTGTGTCTGGAAGGTTGCCTATGAGAATAAGCTCTTTCCCAAGGCGATAGTCTTTGATCAGCATATTGCCTGGTCACTGGATGTCAGAAACTTATCTGTGGGGGCTGCTCTCATTGCTATTGTGCACACTCTTCATAGGTTCAGGAAGCGGATGTTGTATTATGGGGTTGTCCCAAGACGAATCAAATTAGTTACAGGACCCACCCTGAAGATTGTGATAGCACAGCTTCTAGATTCAGTACAATCACCGTTTGAGGTCAGTAAGGTTGTTTTGAGATGCCCAGGGGATTCTGTCTTAGAGTGGTTTAAGAAGCCGATTGTTCAACAATTTCTTCTAAATGAAATTCCTTCTAGGGCTGATATTCTCATGCACAAGCTTAACACTCTCTTTCCAAGTTCAGCACCGGAAATTAGATCGCTATCTCCGCCTAAACCGCTAGTTATGGGGAAAGCCATGTAACAAATAACAGTAGTCAAGATATTTTATTATATGCTTTGTactgaagaaaatagaaatgaaagaagctgttcttttattttttgtgtttccaTTCCTCAATTTTCACTTTGCAGTTGATGGTTTTCAGATCCATCATATTCTATTTATGCTATTAGTCTGTGTTTTCTTAGGCTTGTGTGCTTGACAGTAATGTTTCACTTTTCTGTGATtgactctttgtttttttcttaagaACAGAGAAATTAAGTCTCGGGAGTCTGATTACCTGGTCTTATCAGAAGAAGTTACAATTTGctgtttttggggttttcattTATCTATTGACTTACTTCATAGTGAGTGTCAATGATGCCTACTTCTTTTAGCAGGTGCAAAGATTTGGATCCGGCTGGTGTTCCAAACGTTATGATACTGAacatgttttttcttcaattc encodes:
- the LOC122640524 gene encoding pentatricopeptide repeat-containing protein At1g79490, mitochondrial isoform X1 — encoded protein: MIYRSIICHRNLKRATNGLNNLHLLRENSNYGFPFLPFGGIMDTKNSDSRCKTHIYYCGKFRLSAPKEYSSWITSKISIQNRSFCRNLCSGKSSDDSSEWTEDLVYLDESGEVIFSGKGIRSVEPGLDGHVMVGGLKKPFLNVSAVAKIVEIVKRWKWGPEMETQLDKLHFVPNMGHLNQALKEIGESEASLSLFRWARRQSWYCPTDESYLLLFERLNQIRDFEGIQSLFDEMIKECGDTGISSFMAYNQVIQHLARAEKLEVSFCCFKKLQDSGCKINTQTYNSLITLFLNKGLPYKAFEIYEAMEVAGCSLDGSTYELMIPSLAKSGRLDAAFKLFQEMKENGFRPNYPIFASLVDSMGKAGRLDTSMKVYMEMQGFGIRPSATMYVSLIESFVKAGKLDTGLRIWDEMKKAGFRPNYGLYTMIVESHAKSGKLDIAMSVFSDMDKAGFLPTPSTYSCLLEMHAASGQVDSAMKLYNSMTNAGLRPGLGTYTSLLTVLANKKLVDVAAKILLEMKAMGFSVDVSASDVLMIYIKDGSVDLALRWLRFMGASGIRTNNFIIRQLFESCMKNGLYESAKPLLETYVNSAAKVDLILYTSILAHLVRCQDEQNERHLMSILSATKHKGHSFMCGLFTGPEQRKQPVLSFVREFFQGIDYELEEGAARYFVNVLLNYLVLMGQINRARCVWKVAYENKLFPKAIVFDQHIAWSLDVRNLSVGAALIAIVHTLHRFRKRMLYYGVVPRRIKLVTGPTLKIVIAQLLDSVQSPFEVSKVVLRCPGDSVLEWFKKPIVQQFLLNEIPSRADILMHKLNTLFPSSAPEIRSLSPPKPLVMGKAM
- the LOC122640524 gene encoding pentatricopeptide repeat-containing protein At1g79490, mitochondrial isoform X2 encodes the protein MIYRSIICHRNLKRATNGLNNLHLLRENSNYETHIYYCGKFRLSAPKEYSSWITSKISIQNRSFCRNLCSGKSSDDSSEWTEDLVYLDESGEVIFSGKGIRSVEPGLDGHVMVGGLKKPFLNVSAVAKIVEIVKRWKWGPEMETQLDKLHFVPNMGHLNQALKEIGESEASLSLFRWARRQSWYCPTDESYLLLFERLNQIRDFEGIQSLFDEMIKECGDTGISSFMAYNQVIQHLARAEKLEVSFCCFKKLQDSGCKINTQTYNSLITLFLNKGLPYKAFEIYEAMEVAGCSLDGSTYELMIPSLAKSGRLDAAFKLFQEMKENGFRPNYPIFASLVDSMGKAGRLDTSMKVYMEMQGFGIRPSATMYVSLIESFVKAGKLDTGLRIWDEMKKAGFRPNYGLYTMIVESHAKSGKLDIAMSVFSDMDKAGFLPTPSTYSCLLEMHAASGQVDSAMKLYNSMTNAGLRPGLGTYTSLLTVLANKKLVDVAAKILLEMKAMGFSVDVSASDVLMIYIKDGSVDLALRWLRFMGASGIRTNNFIIRQLFESCMKNGLYESAKPLLETYVNSAAKVDLILYTSILAHLVRCQDEQNERHLMSILSATKHKGHSFMCGLFTGPEQRKQPVLSFVREFFQGIDYELEEGAARYFVNVLLNYLVLMGQINRARCVWKVAYENKLFPKAIVFDQHIAWSLDVRNLSVGAALIAIVHTLHRFRKRMLYYGVVPRRIKLVTGPTLKIVIAQLLDSVQSPFEVSKVVLRCPGDSVLEWFKKPIVQQFLLNEIPSRADILMHKLNTLFPSSAPEIRSLSPPKPLVMGKAM